In one Magallana gigas chromosome 7, xbMagGiga1.1, whole genome shotgun sequence genomic region, the following are encoded:
- the LOC105319688 gene encoding meprin A subunit beta, with amino-acid sequence MRDHRSLWPNGIVYYEIGAPHTSHPSRVQLFKDAMQYITDKTMVNGKTCVQFKPRTSQTAYIRFVEGTGCHTNIGYAGKEKDLTLSDGCYSKGRVMHELLHTLGFWHEQSRYDRDNYVRIHMDNVQSAHQHNFLKHDESEMDLLNEPYDYDSVMHYSAHSFAIDRDRVTIEVLQPGVTIGQRTHLSDIDIEEIKIRYGCIPRKTAVPSGSHTGPTQAPDVHVTEHTGAPGTFPSNPAATCTFEDGLCGWTQSTSDSLDWTRFHGKTPSHYTGPDFDHTSLDVTGNYLYLEASSHTDRTAQLISPLQSSGHYCFSAYYHMYGTDSGTLSFKVFQHGHSHTLKSFRGDLGNHWNHVRMEISIHHHFQIVVEGHTGHGSKSDIGIDDLSLTPGHC; translated from the exons ATGCGTGACCACAGATCTTTATGGCCTAATGGAATTGTCTACTACGAAATCGGCGCTCCCCACACTT CTCATCCTTCACGAGTTCAATTGTTCAAAGATGCTATGCAGTACATCACAGATAAAACAATGGTGAATGGAAAAACATGCGTGCAGTTCAAGCCCAGAACCTCTCAGACAGCATACATCAGATTTGTCGAGGGAACAGG ATGTCACACAAACATCGGATATGCAGGAAAGGAAAAGGATTTGACTCTGTCCGATGGTTGTTACTCAAAGGGAAGAGTAATGCACGAACTTCTGCATACTCTTGGATTCTGGCACGAGCAGAGTCGATACGACAGGGACAATTACGTCAGAATACATATGGACAATGTCCAATCAG CTCACCAGCACAACTTCCTGAAGCACGACGAGTCGGAGATGGATCTACTGAACGAGCCGTACGACTACGACTCCGTGATGCACTACTCGGCTCACTCCTTCGCCATTGACAGAGACAGGGTCACTATAGAAGTCCTCCAACCGGGGGTGACCATTGGGCAACGAACGCACCTTAGTGACATCGACATTGAGGAGATCAAAATACGATACGGATGCATTCCTCGTAAGACGGCTGTACCTTCCGGAAGTCACACGGGACCTACCCAGGCCCCGGATGTACACGTGACTGAACACACTGGAGCCCCTG gtACATTTCCTTCAAATCCGG CGGCTACTTGTACTTTTGAGGACGGACTTTGTGGATGGACTCAGTCTACGTCCGACTCATTGGATTGGACTCGTTTCCATGGGAAAACCCCCAGTCACTACACAGGGCCCGATTTCGATCATACGTCACTCGATGTTActg GTAATTACCTGTATTTGGAGGCCTCATCTCATACCGACAGAACAGCACAGCTGATCTCTCCACTCCAGTCCAGCGGCCATTACTGTTTCAGCGCTTATTACCACATGTACGGTACCGACTCAGGTACCCTAAGCTTTAAAGTTTTCCAGCATGGACATAGCCACACCCTCAAATCATTTAGAGGGGACCTCGGAAATCACTGGAATCACGTGAGGATGGAGATCAGCATCCACCATCATTTCCAG ATCGTGGTGGAAGGACACACAGGACATGGTTCTAAGAGTGACATTGGCATTGATGACCTTTCTTTAACACCTGGCCATTGTTAA
- the LOC105319689 gene encoding cilia- and flagella-associated protein 299 yields MEEEVPSGSDNIVAEFASYEEFLDSHIKPIDLFYLEDQELARQVIELGYKGSGGEVLRREEFEARKQAAEASRLSKRSQQKTLASSGKDIKDPFLKALAEKEEANRSGKMTSVIFIRDFNARGQEISGYIDYAHRLKTEDFEPYFAEKKKLLPRPSDLSFYNWETQTSTSNPSPNYLVMAQNATGLIFKNKRDRKQLIVDPKAPNPGDNSYRYVIETPKYVQVVIYDHITRRKT; encoded by the exons ATGGAGGAAGAAGTACCCAGTGGAAGCGACAATATTGTTGCAGAGTTTGCTTCATATGAGGAGTTTCTTGACTCTCATATCAAACcgattgatttgttttatttagag GATCAAGAACTAGCCAGACAAGTGATTGAGCTTGGATATAAAGGAAGTGGAGGAGAAGTGTTAAGAAGAGAAGAATTTGAAGCCAGAAAGCAAGCAGCTGAAGCGAGTAGACTGTCAAAGAGAAGTCAACAAAA GACTTTGGCAAGTTCTGGAAAAGATATTAAAGATCCATTTCTCAAAGCACTTGCTGAAAAAGAAGAAGCAAACAGAAGTGGAAAAATGACA aGCGTTATATTCATCAGAGACTTCAATGCAAGGGGACAAGAAATCTCTGGATACATAGATTATGCTCATAGATTAAAGACAGAGGACTTTGAGCCATATTTTGCAGAGAAAAAGAAGCTTTTACCCAGACCGTCAGATTTAAG TTTCTATAATTGGGAAACCCAGACCTCCACTTCAAATCCTTCTCCAAATTACCTGGTGATGGCACAGAATGCCACAGGTCTCATCTTCAAAAACAAAAGGGATAGAAAACAACTGATTGTTGATCCAAAG GCCCCAAACCCTGGAGATAATTCTTACCGCTATGTGATAGAGACTCCTAAGTATGTACAAGTTGTTATATATGATCACATCACCAGaagaaaaacataa
- the LOC105319685 gene encoding astacin, with amino-acid sequence MKLWLIGLFIALASARPKQEVPEGFDPAYPEENSGMFEGDMELQPEQESNLRNAIGDTRYLWPHGVVHWTIDSHHSAIPSHVQLFKDAMQEIMDKTMVNGKKCIDFQPRTSQAAYIQFSYGSGCHTPVGYHGRRSDVTLGTGCLRKGTVMHEVLHALGFWHEQSRADRDNYVKIHFENIQSSHSRNFDKYQVGPQMDMLNEPYDYGSVMHYSAYAFAIDRRKVTIETLQPGVTIGQRVRLSEIDAKEIQIRYGCIPRPGSPPGGAVTGATSAPQVTVHHQTATPHTFPSNSAATCTFDSGLCGWTQSKTDDLDWTDGHGRTPSGNTGPSTDHLGSTSGHYLYLEASSHYQKTAKLDSPSYPAGQYCFSAYFHMYGQQTGYLSFKLIQHGHPYTIKRYTGDHGNRWLHLRLSINIHATFQFEIEGHTGSGYHSDIAIDDLSITPGHC; translated from the exons ATGAAGTTGTGGCTAATAGGACTCTTCATAGCACTGGCCTCTGCCAGGCCAAAACAG GAGGTCCCAGAGG GATTTGATCCCGCATATCCCGAGGAAAATTctg GCATGTTTGAAGGTGATATGGAACTGCAACCTGAACAAGAATCCAAC CTCAGAAATGCTATAGGAGATACTCGCTATTTGTGGCCACATGGTGTGGTTCACTGGACTATTGATAGTCACCATTCAG CTATTCCTTCTCATGTGCAATTATTCAAAGATGCTATGCAGGAAATCATGGACAAAACCATGGTTAACGGCAAGAAATGCATCGATTTCCAGCCAAGAACAAGTCAAGCTGCTTATATCCAGTTCAGCTATGGATCTGG ctgTCATACACCCGTTGGTTACCACGGGCGACGATCTGACGTCACACTGGGTACTGGTTGCCTGAGGAAGGGAACTGTGATGCACGAAGTTCTACACGCTCTTGGTTTCTGGCACGAACAAAGCAGAGCTGATAGAGACAACTACGTTaaaatccattttgaaaatattcaaagcA GTCACTCTAGAAACTTCGATAAATACCAAGTAGGACCCCAAATGGATATGTTGAACGAGCCATATGACTATGGGTCAGTTATGCACTACAGTGCATATGCTTTCGCCATCGACAGAAGGAAGGTTACCATCGAGACACTGCAGCCAGGCGTGACCATTGGACAGCGTGTTCGATTGAGTGAAATTGACGCTAAAGAAATCCAGATCCGTTACGGATGTATTCCAAGACCTGGATCTCCACCAGGAGGCGCAGTTACAGGCGCTACTTCCGCTCCTCAAGTTACGGTGCATCATCAGACAGCAACTCCAC ACACTTTCCCATCTAACTCGG CTGCGACATGCACCTTTGACAGCGGACTTTGTGGCTGGACACAGTCTAAGACAGATGATTTGGACTGGACAGATGGACATGGCCGCACCCCCAGTGGTAACACCGGACCATCCACCGACCACTTAGGAAGCACATCTG GACATTACTTATATCTGGAGGCTTCAAGTCACTATCAAAAGACAGCTAAACTAGATTCCCCCTCATACCCTGCCGGTCAATACTGCTTCAGTGCCTACTTCCACATGTATGGGCAGCAGACAGGATACCTTTCGTTCAAACTTATCCAGCATGGTCATCCTTACACCATCAAAAGATACACTGGTGACCATGGAAACAGATGGCTTCATCTGAGACTTAGCATCAACATACACGCTACCTTTCAG TTTGAGATTGAAGGTCATACCGGAAGTGGTTACCATAGTGACATCGCCATTGATGACCTCTCTATTACTCCTGGTCACTGTTAG
- the LOC105319686 gene encoding astacin translates to MQLFILGLMITLVGARPQPEVPVGFDPDYPEENPGLFEGDIELNPEQESNLRNAIGDTRYLWPHGVVHWTIDSHHAAIPSHVQLFKDAMQEIMDKTMVNGKKCIDFQPRTSQVAYIQFSYGSGCHTPVGYHGRRSDVTLGNGCLRKGTVMHEVLHALGFWHEQSRADRDNYVKIHFENIQSTHSRNFDKYQVGPQLDMLNEPYDYGSVMHYSAYAFAIDRRKVTIETLQPGVTIGQRVRLSEIDAKEIQIRYGCIPRPGSVQTNSPHQTTAPQPVHSTAPTNQASVCTFDHGMCGWTQSTTDDLNWTDGHGRTPSGNTGPSADHYGSTSGHYLYLEASSHYQKTAKLDSPVYPGGQYCLSAYFHMYGQQTGYLAFNIIQAGHKYTLKKYVGNHGNRWLHMRLSINSHAPTFQFEMEGHTGSGYHSDIAIDDLSVTHGHC, encoded by the exons ATGCAGTTGTTCATATTGGGCTTGATGATAACCCTGGTCGGTGCCAGACCCCAGCCA gaagtTCCAGTTG GGTTTGATCCTGATTATCCCGAAGAAAACCCGG GTTTGTTTGAAGGGGATATCGAATTGAATCCCGAACAAGAATCCAAC CTAAGAAATGCAATTGGTGACACAAGGTACTTGTGGCCACATGGTGTGGTGCATTGGACAATAGACTCCCACCACGCAg CTATTCCTTCTCACGTGCAATTATTCAAAGATGCTATGCAGGAAATCATGGACAAAACCATGGTTAACGGCAAAAAATGCATTGATTTCCAACCAAGAACAAGTCAAGTTGCTTATATCCAGTTCAGCTATGGTTCTGG CTGCCATACACCCGTTGGTTACCACGGGCGACGATCTGACGTCACACTTGGTAATGGTTGCCTGAGGAAGGGAACTGTGATGCACGAAGTTCTACACGCTCTTGGTTTCTGGCACGAACAAAGCAGAGCTGATAGAGACAACTAcgttaaaatacattttgaaaatattcaaagcA CTCACTCTAGAAACTTCGATAAATACCAAGTAGGACCCCAACTGGATATGCTGAATGAACCATATGACTATGGGTCAGTTATGCACTACAGTGCATATGCTTTCGCCATCGACAGAAGAAAGGTTACCATCGAGACACTGCAGCCAGGCGTGACCATTGGACAGCGTGTTCGATTGAGTGAAATTGACGCTAAAGAGATCCAGATCCGTTATGGATGCATACCCCGACCTGGTTCCGTACAGACAAATTCCCCTCACCAGACAACTGCACCAC AACCCGTCCATTCTACAGCCCCGACTAACCAAG CCTCAGTTTGTACATTCGATCATGGTATGTGTGGCTGGACGCAGTCAACGACAGACGACTTGAACTGGACAGACGGTCATGGTCGAACACCCAGTGGTAACACCGGGCCATCCGCTGACCACTACGGAAGCACAAGTG GTCACTATCTATACCTCGAGGCGTCCAGTCACTACCAGAAGACGGCCAAGCTAGACTCCCCTGTGTACCCTGGCGGGCAGTACTGTCTCAGCGCCTACTTCCACATGTATGGCCAACAAACAGGATACCTGGCATTTAATATCATTCAAGCTGGACATAAGTATACTTTGAAAAAGTATGTAGGAAACCATGGCAACAGATGGCTTCATATGAGACTGAGCATCAATAGCCATGCACCTACCTTTCAG TTTGAAATGGAGGGTCATACAGGTAGTGGTTACCATAGTGATATTGCCATCGACGACCTATCAGTCACACACGGGCATTGTTAA